Part of the Desulfolutivibrio sulfoxidireducens genome is shown below.
CGGGCAAAAGCTCGGGCCGTCTGGCCAACGTGGCCTCGAGCCCCTTTTCCCGCCTCCAGGCCGCGATCCGGGCATGATTCCCGGACAGCAACATGTCCGGGACCGCAAGCCCCTCAAAGACCTCGGGCCGCGTATACTGGGGATATTCCAGAAGCCCGGAGGAAAAACTCTCCTCATGCGCCGACTCGTCCTTGCCCATGAAACCGGGCACAAGCCGGGCCACGGCCTCGACGAGGCACAGGGCCGCCGCCTCGCCGCCGTTCAACACGAAATCGCCGACCGAGACCGGGACCAGGGGAAAAAGTTCCGCAAGCCTGGCGTCAATGCCCTCGTACCGGCCGCAGATCAGCGTCACGTCGGGGCCCTCGGCCAGCCTGGCCGCCATCGCCTGCGACAGCGGCTCCCCCCCCGGCGTCAAAAGGACCATGGGACCCGGCCGCTCGATCCCGGAAAGCGCGTCCCGAAGCGGCCCAAGCATCATGACCATGCCCGGCCCGCCGCCATAGGGCCGGTCGTCCACGGTGCGGTGCCGGTCTACCGCAAAGTCCCTGGGGTTGATGAACGAGAATTCCACCAACCCCGACTCCACGGCCTTGCCCATGAGCCCACAGGAAAGGGCCTCGCGGAAGAACTCCGGAAACAAGGTCACGATATGAAATCTCACGACTCTCCCTTTTGCTCCCCGGCAAGGGCCTCCATCAGCCGCTCCTGGCCCGGGGCCGCCCTGACCTCGTCATTCCCCCGGCCGCGCCGCCGGCGGCGGGGCCGGGGGAAAGAGGGAGTCCGGGGGGAATCAT
Proteins encoded:
- the trmD gene encoding tRNA (guanosine(37)-N1)-methyltransferase TrmD, giving the protein MRFHIVTLFPEFFREALSCGLMGKAVESGLVEFSFINPRDFAVDRHRTVDDRPYGGGPGMVMMLGPLRDALSGIERPGPMVLLTPGGEPLSQAMAARLAEGPDVTLICGRYEGIDARLAELFPLVPVSVGDFVLNGGEAAALCLVEAVARLVPGFMGKDESAHEESFSSGLLEYPQYTRPEVFEGLAVPDMLLSGNHARIAAWRREKGLEATLARRPELLPEAGLSARDVEFLRGKKGPGLGRNLYVALVHGPVLDRHGKIGTVSLTNLDVHDIARVSRSYGLGGYFVVTPLDDQRALAEKLTGHWTRGPGRAANPDRAEALALVRIRRGLDEAVEDIAGERGMRPFVVVTSARTEGAGEFTGFARLREQLATRPVLLVLGTGSGLAPEVMCRADGFLPPIRPFDAYNHLSVRSAAAILVDRLLADVY